A genomic segment from Propioniciclava sp. MC1595 encodes:
- a CDS encoding small basic family protein codes for MYAIIGLAIGIGLGILLQPSLPPQLQPYLPIAIVAALDAVFGGFRAYLDAVFDDKVFVVSFISNVLIAALIVWVGDLIGVGSQLSTAVVVVLGIRIFTNVAHIRRKLFHA; via the coding sequence ATGTACGCGATCATCGGGTTGGCCATCGGCATCGGCCTGGGCATCCTGCTGCAGCCGTCCCTGCCGCCCCAGCTCCAGCCCTACCTGCCGATCGCGATCGTGGCGGCCCTGGACGCCGTGTTCGGCGGGTTCCGCGCCTACCTGGACGCCGTGTTCGACGACAAGGTCTTCGTCGTCTCCTTCATCTCCAACGTGCTGATCGCCGCCCTGATCGTGTGGGTCGGGGACCTGATCGGGGTCGGCAGCCAGCTGTCCACCGCCGTCGTGGTCGTCCTGGGCATCCGCATCTTCACCAACGTCGCCCACATCCGGCGGAAGCTGTTCCATGCCTGA
- a CDS encoding FHA domain-containing protein yields the protein MLTCPECGAPVAGGGNFCSNCGAPLRANTGDTTRVIPVATVPEAPNEVTDPNLPIIKDLAPGTRALAVVRGPNVGASFVLDQEVVTAGRHPQSDLFLDDVTVSRHHAKVTERGGHHWVADLNSLNGTYVNRTLIDGEVALRPGDEVQIGKFRLVYLVAPTGRG from the coding sequence ATGCTCACGTGCCCGGAGTGCGGCGCACCGGTCGCCGGAGGCGGCAACTTCTGCTCGAACTGTGGGGCGCCCCTGCGCGCGAACACCGGTGACACCACCCGCGTGATCCCGGTCGCCACGGTGCCCGAGGCACCGAACGAGGTGACCGACCCGAACCTCCCCATCATCAAGGACCTGGCCCCGGGCACCCGCGCCCTGGCCGTGGTCCGTGGACCCAACGTCGGGGCGTCCTTCGTGCTCGACCAGGAGGTCGTGACCGCCGGACGCCACCCGCAGTCCGACCTCTTCCTCGACGACGTCACCGTCTCCCGCCACCACGCCAAGGTGACCGAGCGCGGGGGCCACCACTGGGTGGCCGACCTCAACAGCCTCAACGGCACTTACGTCAACCGCACCCTCATCGACGGTGAGGTCGCGTTGCGCCCCGGCGACGAGGTGCAGATCGGCAAGTTCCGGCTCGTCTACCTGGTGGCGCCGACCGGGCGAGGCTAG
- a CDS encoding alpha-amylase family protein, whose amino-acid sequence MSCSVDTTFRLRWERFGPEVEASLTAVYGERGPEVTERVRGLVRAALDARPADLRELDERRLLAPDWLQDPRQVGYVAYADRFAGTLAGVGEHLDHLAGLGVTYLHLMPLLRPRPGPNDGGYAVMDYRAVREDLGTMDDLRALTARLRERGICLEVDLVLNHVAAEHDWARRARAGEQRYRDYFLAFDDRGLPDAYEASLPEVFPDFAPGNFTFDDELGAWVWTTFNAWQWDVNWANPDVFCEYLDIICHLANAGVEVLRLDAIAFIWKRMGTSCQNQPEVHHLTRALRQAVRVAAPGVAFKAEAIVGPDDLLPYLGVGEHHGRVSDMAYHNSLMVQLWSALASRDTRLTEVALGRFAPKPTTTTWGTYVRCHDDIGWAVTDADAAAVGLDGFAHRAFLSDFYAGLAPGSFARGLVFQHNPATGDRRISGTLASLAGLETALAAGDPGRIDDAVARILLLHAVIAGFGGVPLLYMGDEVGMLNDAGWADEPGHDDDNRWVHRPRMDWAAVAAAEADPASPSGRILAGLRHVLAVRRSTPHLHASVESRVVPSPDPRLLVLRRDHPLGPMVQVYNVSEGEVALPAAVVGDVLGREASELLGGHRWNLATDVLPVRPYQALWFTA is encoded by the coding sequence ATGTCCTGCTCCGTCGACACCACGTTCCGCCTCCGCTGGGAGCGCTTCGGGCCCGAGGTCGAAGCGTCCCTGACGGCCGTCTACGGCGAGCGCGGACCCGAGGTGACCGAGCGGGTGCGCGGCCTCGTGCGGGCCGCCCTCGACGCCCGCCCCGCCGACCTGCGCGAGCTCGACGAGCGCCGCCTGCTGGCGCCGGACTGGCTGCAGGACCCCCGCCAGGTCGGCTACGTCGCCTACGCCGACCGGTTCGCCGGCACCCTCGCAGGGGTGGGCGAGCACCTCGACCACCTCGCCGGGCTCGGCGTCACCTACCTGCACCTGATGCCGCTGCTGCGCCCGCGCCCGGGCCCCAACGACGGCGGCTACGCCGTGATGGACTACCGCGCCGTGCGCGAGGACCTCGGCACCATGGACGACCTGCGGGCCCTCACCGCCCGGCTGCGGGAGCGGGGCATCTGCCTCGAGGTCGACCTCGTGCTCAACCACGTCGCGGCCGAGCACGACTGGGCCCGCCGCGCCCGGGCGGGCGAGCAGCGCTACCGCGACTACTTCCTCGCCTTCGACGACCGGGGGCTGCCCGACGCGTACGAGGCGAGCCTGCCCGAGGTGTTCCCCGACTTCGCGCCCGGCAACTTCACCTTCGACGACGAGCTCGGCGCCTGGGTGTGGACCACCTTCAACGCCTGGCAGTGGGACGTGAACTGGGCCAACCCCGACGTGTTCTGCGAGTACCTCGACATCATCTGCCACCTCGCCAACGCCGGCGTCGAGGTGCTGCGCCTGGACGCCATCGCGTTCATCTGGAAGCGGATGGGCACCTCGTGCCAGAACCAGCCCGAGGTGCACCACCTGACCCGCGCGCTGCGCCAGGCCGTGCGCGTCGCCGCGCCCGGGGTCGCGTTCAAGGCCGAGGCGATCGTCGGCCCCGACGACCTGCTGCCCTACCTCGGCGTGGGCGAGCACCACGGCCGGGTCTCCGACATGGCCTACCACAACTCCCTGATGGTGCAGCTGTGGAGCGCCCTGGCCTCCCGCGACACCCGCCTCACCGAGGTGGCCCTCGGCCGGTTCGCCCCCAAGCCGACGACGACCACGTGGGGCACCTACGTGCGCTGCCACGACGACATCGGCTGGGCGGTCACCGACGCGGACGCCGCGGCCGTGGGCCTCGACGGCTTCGCCCACCGGGCGTTCCTGTCCGACTTCTACGCCGGCCTCGCGCCGGGCTCCTTCGCGCGCGGGCTGGTGTTCCAGCACAACCCCGCCACCGGCGACCGCCGGATCAGCGGCACCCTGGCCAGCCTCGCGGGGCTGGAGACTGCCCTGGCGGCCGGCGACCCGGGCCGGATCGACGACGCCGTGGCCCGCATCCTGCTGCTGCACGCAGTCATCGCGGGGTTCGGCGGCGTCCCGCTGCTCTACATGGGTGACGAGGTCGGGATGCTCAACGACGCCGGCTGGGCCGACGAGCCGGGCCACGACGACGACAACCGCTGGGTGCACCGCCCCCGCATGGACTGGGCCGCCGTGGCCGCGGCCGAGGCCGACCCGGCGTCCCCGTCGGGACGCATCCTGGCCGGGTTGCGCCACGTCCTGGCCGTCCGGAGGTCGACGCCGCACCTGCACGCCTCGGTGGAGAGCCGGGTCGTGCCCAGCCCCGACCCGCGCCTGCTGGTGCTGCGCCGCGACCACCCTCTGGGGCCGATGGTGCAGGTGTACAACGTCTCCGAGGGCGAGGTCGCGCTCCCCGCCGCCGTGGTGGGCGACGTGCTGGGCCGCGAGGCGTCCGAACTGCTGGGCGGCCACCGCTGGAACCTGGCCACCGACGTGCTGCCCGTGCGCCCCTACCAGGCGCTGTGGTTCACAGCCTGA
- a CDS encoding MerR family transcriptional regulator gives MPPATKSIGQVLKVLKEDFPDISISKIRFLEGEGLISPERAPSGYRRYSDHDVKRLHYILDVQKNHYLPLKVIRENLEAMDAGEQPPAAAPSQPTLPTPVAEGLPPALPPQRPAIAGKRTIHITRKELLQISGLTEVTLSELEQHGLVTPRRGTAYYGRDALTIAVAARKLAAYGMDARHLRAIKQVAEREAALIDQAVQAHSRRRSTPRQSVAEVMQLVMYAHAALLRSSIRS, from the coding sequence ATGCCACCTGCGACGAAGAGCATCGGACAGGTCCTGAAGGTCCTCAAGGAGGACTTCCCGGACATCTCGATCAGCAAGATCAGGTTCCTCGAGGGCGAGGGCCTGATCTCCCCTGAGCGTGCGCCGTCCGGCTACCGTCGCTACTCCGACCACGACGTCAAGCGGCTGCACTACATCCTCGACGTCCAGAAGAACCACTACCTGCCGCTCAAGGTCATCCGCGAGAACCTCGAGGCGATGGACGCCGGCGAGCAGCCCCCGGCGGCCGCGCCGTCCCAGCCGACCCTGCCCACGCCCGTCGCGGAGGGCCTGCCCCCGGCGTTGCCGCCGCAGCGACCGGCCATCGCGGGCAAGCGCACCATCCACATCACGCGCAAGGAACTGCTCCAGATCTCGGGGCTGACCGAGGTCACCCTGTCCGAGCTCGAGCAGCACGGGCTGGTGACCCCGCGCCGGGGCACCGCCTACTACGGCCGGGACGCGCTGACCATCGCCGTGGCCGCGCGCAAGCTCGCCGCCTACGGGATGGACGCCCGCCACCTGCGTGCCATCAAGCAGGTCGCCGAGCGGGAGGCCGCCCTCATCGACCAGGCCGTGCAGGCGCACAGCCGGCGCCGCAGCACCCCTCGACAGTCGGTGGCCGAGGTGATGCAGTTGGTCATGTACGCGCACGCCGCCCTGCTGCGCTCGTCCATCCGGTCCTGA
- a CDS encoding bifunctional nuclease family protein, producing MLFSEVRVTAVADTPVLLLREQQGERHLAVWITAAGGNAILSALEDSDEEHPSTHDLMIDALAVLDAVVEAVHITGEDEGVFSAHVVIGGTVVPARVSDAVALALRCGATILADEDLLDEVGVTGAPQTGPPGLADAGASDEEMAQFRAFLDNITPEDFGPSRDQP from the coding sequence ATGCTGTTCAGCGAGGTGCGCGTCACCGCCGTCGCGGACACCCCGGTGCTCCTGCTGCGCGAGCAGCAGGGGGAGCGGCACCTCGCCGTGTGGATCACCGCCGCCGGCGGCAACGCGATCCTGTCGGCCCTCGAGGACTCCGACGAGGAGCACCCCAGCACCCACGACCTCATGATCGACGCGCTCGCGGTGCTGGACGCCGTCGTGGAGGCCGTGCACATCACGGGCGAGGACGAGGGCGTGTTCTCCGCCCACGTCGTGATCGGCGGCACCGTCGTGCCGGCCCGCGTCTCGGACGCCGTGGCCCTGGCCCTGCGCTGCGGGGCGACGATCCTGGCCGACGAGGACCTGCTCGACGAGGTGGGCGTGACCGGAGCCCCGCAGACCGGCCCGCCCGGACTCGCGGACGCCGGGGCGTCGGACGAGGAGATGGCGCAGTTCCGCGCCTTCCTCGACAACATCACCCCCGAGGACTTCGGGCCCTCGCGCGACCAACCCTGA
- the thrS gene encoding threonine--tRNA ligase — protein sequence MSASITVIRPDARETRTFETTATGLDVFGNDRSVVAMRVAGEVLDLHRELPDGAEVEPVLVTEPDGLYILRHSAAHVAAQAVQNLRADAKLGIGPPITDGFYYDFLTEPLTPEDLAALTKDMGRIVKERQRFVRRAVGDDEARVELAAEPFKVELIGLKGNSGDAEGASVEVGAGELTIYDNVRRDGSVAWKDLCRGPHVPHTGYLGNGWALTRTSAAYWRGDQANAQLQRLYGTAWASKEDLQAYQHRLEEAAKRDHRKLGTELDLFSFHELVGSGLPLFHPRGGIIKRAMEDYVRQAHIDHGFDYVGTPHIAKEDLFYTSGHLPYYADGMFPALLEDAERDEQGNLVKGGQAYRLKAMNCPMHNLIFSARGRSYRELPLRFFEFGTVYRDEKSGVVQGLTRVRSITQDDSHSYCAKEQAPDEVRHLLGFVLKLLRDFGMDDIVLELSTRDEDGKKKDKFIGSDEQWAEATAILEQIAAESGLEVVPDPGGAAYYGPKISVQAKDAIGRTWQMSTIQYDFNQPERFGLEYTASDGSRQQPVMIHSAKFGSIERFMGVLIEHYAGAFPAWLSPVQVVAVPVAEAFNEYLGGVVEQLRAAGVRVDLDDSDDRFGKKIRNAAKEKAPFIIIAGGEDVEAGAVSFRFRDGTQRNQVPVADAVAEITAWIASRRNDSPTAAEGDRG from the coding sequence GTGAGTGCCTCGATCACCGTCATCCGCCCCGACGCGCGCGAGACGAGGACGTTCGAGACCACCGCGACCGGCCTCGACGTGTTCGGGAACGACCGCAGCGTGGTGGCCATGCGTGTCGCCGGCGAGGTCCTCGACCTGCACCGCGAGCTGCCCGACGGCGCCGAGGTCGAGCCGGTCCTGGTCACCGAGCCCGACGGCCTGTACATCCTGCGCCACTCGGCCGCGCACGTCGCCGCCCAGGCGGTGCAGAACCTGCGCGCCGACGCCAAGCTGGGCATCGGCCCGCCCATCACCGACGGCTTCTACTACGACTTCCTCACCGAGCCGCTCACGCCCGAGGACCTTGCCGCCCTCACCAAGGACATGGGCCGCATCGTGAAGGAGCGCCAGCGGTTCGTCCGGCGCGCCGTGGGCGACGACGAGGCCCGCGTGGAGCTGGCCGCAGAGCCCTTCAAGGTCGAGCTGATCGGCCTGAAGGGCAACAGCGGCGACGCCGAGGGGGCCTCCGTCGAGGTCGGGGCCGGCGAGCTCACGATCTACGACAACGTACGTCGCGACGGCTCGGTCGCCTGGAAGGACCTGTGCCGCGGCCCGCACGTGCCGCACACCGGCTACCTCGGCAACGGCTGGGCCCTGACCCGCACGTCCGCGGCCTACTGGCGCGGTGACCAGGCCAACGCCCAGCTGCAGCGCCTGTACGGGACCGCGTGGGCGTCCAAGGAGGACCTGCAGGCCTACCAGCACCGCCTCGAGGAGGCCGCCAAGCGCGACCACCGCAAGCTCGGCACCGAGCTGGACCTGTTCAGCTTCCACGAGCTGGTCGGCTCGGGCCTGCCGCTGTTCCACCCGCGCGGCGGCATCATCAAGCGCGCGATGGAGGACTACGTCCGCCAGGCCCACATCGACCACGGGTTCGACTACGTCGGCACCCCGCACATCGCCAAGGAGGACCTGTTCTACACCTCCGGCCACCTCCCGTACTACGCCGACGGCATGTTCCCGGCGCTGCTGGAGGACGCCGAGCGCGACGAGCAGGGCAACCTGGTCAAGGGCGGGCAGGCCTACCGCCTCAAGGCGATGAACTGCCCGATGCACAACCTGATCTTCAGCGCCCGGGGCCGCTCCTACCGCGAGCTGCCGCTGCGCTTCTTCGAGTTCGGGACGGTGTACCGCGACGAGAAGTCCGGCGTGGTGCAGGGCCTCACCCGCGTGCGCTCGATCACGCAGGACGACTCGCACAGCTACTGCGCCAAGGAGCAGGCCCCCGACGAGGTGCGGCACCTGCTGGGCTTCGTGCTGAAGCTGCTGCGCGACTTCGGCATGGACGACATCGTGCTGGAGCTGTCGACGCGCGACGAGGACGGCAAGAAGAAGGACAAGTTCATCGGGTCCGACGAGCAGTGGGCCGAGGCGACCGCGATCCTGGAGCAGATCGCCGCCGAGTCCGGGCTCGAGGTCGTCCCCGACCCGGGTGGCGCGGCCTACTACGGGCCGAAGATCTCGGTGCAGGCCAAGGACGCCATCGGCCGGACCTGGCAGATGTCCACGATCCAGTACGACTTCAACCAGCCGGAGCGCTTCGGCCTGGAGTACACGGCGTCCGACGGCTCGCGCCAGCAGCCGGTGATGATCCACTCGGCCAAGTTCGGCTCGATCGAGCGGTTCATGGGCGTGCTGATCGAGCACTACGCGGGCGCGTTCCCGGCGTGGCTCTCGCCGGTGCAGGTCGTGGCCGTGCCGGTCGCCGAGGCGTTCAACGAGTACCTCGGCGGCGTGGTCGAGCAGCTGCGCGCGGCGGGCGTCCGGGTCGATCTGGACGACTCTGACGACCGCTTCGGCAAGAAGATCCGCAACGCGGCCAAGGAGAAGGCGCCGTTCATCATCATCGCCGGCGGCGAGGACGTCGAGGCGGGTGCGGTCTCCTTCCGCTTCCGCGACGGCACGCAGCGCAACCAGGTGCCGGTCGCCGACGCGGTGGCCGAGATCACGGCCTGGATCGCGTCGCGCCGCAACGACAGCCCGACCGCCGCCGAGGGGGATCGGGGATGA
- the gcvH gene encoding glycine cleavage system protein GcvH produces the protein MFPEDLRYTEKHEWVRAGNGSTVRVGITSYAAEALGDVVYVSLPQVGEEVALDDACAEVESTKSVSDVYAPVSGVITAVNEQLTDTPDVVNADPYGDGWLFEVELSEPSELDDLLDADGYAEVAGE, from the coding sequence GTGTTCCCTGAGGATCTTCGCTACACCGAGAAGCACGAGTGGGTGCGGGCCGGCAACGGCTCCACGGTGCGTGTGGGCATCACCAGCTATGCGGCCGAGGCCCTCGGCGACGTGGTCTACGTGTCCCTGCCCCAGGTGGGGGAGGAGGTCGCCCTCGACGACGCGTGCGCCGAGGTCGAGTCGACCAAGAGCGTGTCCGACGTGTACGCGCCGGTCTCCGGCGTGATCACCGCGGTCAACGAGCAGCTCACCGACACCCCCGACGTCGTCAACGCCGACCCGTACGGCGACGGCTGGCTGTTCGAGGTCGAGCTGTCCGAGCCCAGCGAGCTGGACGACCTGCTGGACGCCGACGGCTACGCCGAGGTGGCCGGCGAGTAG
- a CDS encoding HIT domain-containing protein, which yields MTTERPQGLAGVPDAFQRLWTPHRMVYIDGENKPSDAGEASCPFCRAPGREDADGLVVHRGTTCYVVMNLYPYNPGHLLVCPYRHVSAYSDLDEAETAEFSALTQEAMRVLGDVSHPQGFNIGMNQGTVAGAGIAAHLHQHVVPRWQGDSNFMPVVARTRALPQLLEDARALLARRWADGA from the coding sequence ATGACCACCGAGCGTCCCCAGGGGCTGGCGGGCGTCCCCGACGCCTTCCAGCGCCTCTGGACGCCCCACCGGATGGTGTACATCGACGGTGAGAACAAGCCGTCGGACGCCGGCGAGGCCTCGTGCCCCTTCTGTCGCGCCCCCGGGCGCGAGGACGCCGACGGCCTGGTCGTGCACCGCGGCACCACCTGCTACGTGGTGATGAACCTGTACCCCTACAACCCGGGCCACCTGCTCGTCTGCCCCTACCGGCACGTGTCGGCGTACTCCGACCTCGACGAGGCGGAGACGGCCGAGTTCTCGGCGCTGACCCAGGAGGCCATGCGGGTGCTGGGGGACGTGTCGCACCCGCAGGGGTTCAACATCGGCATGAACCAGGGCACGGTCGCCGGCGCCGGGATCGCGGCGCACCTGCACCAGCACGTGGTGCCCCGCTGGCAGGGCGACTCCAACTTCATGCCCGTCGTGGCCCGCACGCGTGCCCTGCCCCAGCTGCTCGAGGACGCCCGCGCCCTGCTGGCGCGGCGCTGGGCGGACGGGGCCTGA
- a CDS encoding DUF881 domain-containing protein produces MPEPTPAPAPDNAWARIRKDLLKPSRSQLIVAVVLLLFGFAITLQLSGGRDQRYTNLRQDELVAMLDDVQAEARRLEGEITQLEVTRQRLQSGAESSAEAREQALRRLDALELLGGTAPAQGPGIRVTITDRAGKVTPEILLNTVEELRDAGAEVMEVNDAVRLVTNSWFATVDGQLQADGVRLGSTIVIEAIGDPETLSEATRFRGGLVSTIEGERVGGTARVVEVEDLVIDSVVDPETPRFARPG; encoded by the coding sequence ATGCCTGAACCCACCCCGGCGCCGGCACCCGACAACGCCTGGGCGCGGATCCGCAAGGACCTGCTCAAGCCCAGTCGCTCGCAGCTCATCGTGGCCGTCGTCCTGCTGCTGTTCGGCTTCGCCATCACCCTCCAGCTGTCGGGCGGCCGGGACCAGCGCTACACCAACCTGCGCCAGGACGAGCTCGTCGCCATGCTCGACGACGTCCAGGCCGAGGCGCGGCGCCTGGAGGGGGAGATCACCCAGCTCGAGGTCACCCGCCAGCGGCTGCAGTCGGGCGCCGAGTCCAGCGCCGAGGCCCGCGAGCAGGCGCTGCGGCGCCTGGACGCCCTCGAGCTGCTCGGGGGAACCGCCCCGGCTCAGGGTCCCGGCATCCGCGTGACGATCACCGACCGGGCGGGGAAAGTGACCCCCGAGATCCTCCTCAACACCGTCGAGGAGCTCCGCGACGCCGGCGCCGAGGTCATGGAGGTCAACGATGCGGTCCGCCTGGTCACAAACTCCTGGTTCGCGACCGTCGACGGCCAGCTGCAGGCCGACGGCGTGCGCCTGGGCAGCACCATCGTCATCGAGGCGATCGGCGACCCCGAGACGCTGAGCGAGGCCACCCGGTTCCGCGGCGGCCTGGTCAGCACCATCGAGGGCGAGCGCGTCGGGGGCACGGCCCGGGTCGTCGAGGTGGAGGACCTGGTCATCGACTCGGTGGTGGACCCGGAGACCCCGCGGTTCGCCCGACCCGGCTGA
- a CDS encoding DUF881 domain-containing protein, translating to MGFRPERVPDPQRRPDASMDLLNNLRDTALDPSYPAVAAAGGGRRRGPVLLPALLVVGLLFGVALANQWRTAPAAAQERADLISRIATTEQHIDSLRARTAELDQGIRELERAGGALTPAELERADTLATRVGTTAVTGPGVRVTLDDGTDASVQGSQVVDADLRMVANSLWANGAEAVAINGHRLSSRTAIRNAGDAITVDYRSVTRPYVIEAIGDARVLEDAFRRSEGGAWVEGLAQHYGVQWSIGRVGEVALPADPGLGVDRARTRR from the coding sequence GTGGGCTTCCGACCCGAGCGGGTCCCCGACCCCCAGCGGCGCCCCGACGCGTCGATGGACCTGCTCAACAACCTCCGCGACACGGCGCTGGACCCGTCCTACCCGGCCGTCGCGGCCGCGGGCGGCGGGCGCCGGCGAGGCCCGGTGCTCCTGCCGGCCCTGCTCGTGGTGGGGCTGCTGTTCGGGGTCGCGCTGGCCAACCAGTGGCGCACCGCGCCGGCGGCCGCCCAGGAGCGCGCCGACCTGATCAGCCGCATCGCCACGACCGAGCAGCACATCGACTCCCTGCGGGCGCGCACGGCCGAGCTCGACCAGGGCATCCGCGAGCTGGAACGCGCGGGGGGCGCCCTCACCCCGGCCGAGCTGGAGCGCGCCGACACCCTGGCGACGCGGGTCGGGACGACCGCGGTCACCGGCCCCGGCGTCCGGGTCACGCTCGACGACGGGACCGACGCCTCGGTGCAGGGCAGCCAGGTGGTCGACGCCGACCTGCGCATGGTCGCCAACAGCCTGTGGGCCAACGGCGCCGAGGCGGTCGCGATCAACGGGCACCGGCTGTCCAGCCGCACGGCCATCCGGAACGCCGGCGACGCCATCACCGTCGACTACCGCTCGGTCACACGCCCCTACGTCATCGAGGCCATCGGGGACGCGCGGGTGCTGGAGGACGCCTTCCGGCGCTCCGAGGGCGGCGCCTGGGTCGAGGGGCTGGCGCAGCACTACGGCGTCCAGTGGAGCATCGGTAGGGTGGGTGAGGTCGCCCTCCCCGCCGACCCGGGTCTGGGCGTGGACCGGGCACGGACGAGGCGTTGA
- a CDS encoding MerR family transcriptional regulator, translating into MVNAPEAKAPRPTVGLQDALFEGDFSPLPEDIGFRGPVACNAAGITYRQLDYWARTGLVVPEIRAAGGSGTQRLYSFRDILMLKVVKRLLDAGISLQQIRTAIDHLRARGVEDLSSVTLMSDGVSVYEAISDSEIIDLVHGGQGIFAIALGRVWHDLEGSLAALPTERAEAEVAAPVATDELAARRAARTAI; encoded by the coding sequence ATGGTGAACGCACCGGAGGCGAAGGCCCCGCGGCCCACGGTCGGGTTGCAGGACGCCCTCTTCGAGGGTGACTTCTCGCCCCTGCCGGAGGACATCGGCTTCCGCGGCCCCGTCGCCTGCAACGCGGCCGGCATCACCTACCGCCAGCTCGACTACTGGGCCCGCACCGGGCTGGTCGTGCCCGAGATCCGCGCGGCCGGGGGCTCCGGTACCCAGAGGCTGTACTCCTTCCGCGACATCCTCATGCTCAAGGTCGTCAAGCGCCTGCTGGACGCCGGCATCTCGCTGCAGCAGATCCGGACCGCGATCGACCACCTGCGCGCCCGCGGCGTCGAGGACCTGTCCTCGGTCACGCTGATGAGCGACGGCGTCTCGGTGTACGAGGCCATCTCCGACTCCGAGATCATCGACCTCGTCCACGGCGGCCAGGGCATCTTCGCCATCGCCCTCGGGCGCGTGTGGCACGACCTCGAGGGGTCGCTCGCGGCGCTGCCGACCGAGCGTGCCGAGGCCGAGGTGGCCGCCCCCGTGGCGACCGACGAACTGGCCGCCCGGCGGGCCGCGCGCACCGCCATCTGA